A window from Lactiplantibacillus pentosus encodes these proteins:
- a CDS encoding ABC transporter ATP-binding protein has product MTALLSGKHLAFHYGQQPDLFTDLNLELARGQVLTLLGPNGIGKSTLLKCLLGLLTPTAGQLELDGQPLAALTPKQRAQIIAYVPQTIPVTTSLSVRDYLLTGRTPYLNFAQSPGAADEELANDVLDQLHLTALTDRAINTLSGGQAQLVTIARALVQQPQLIILDEPTAALDFGRQQQILQLVQQLAASGIAVILTTHNPNHALILKQHVGLFGAHGDFRTGGVELLTEERLQATYQTKLHLLYVPELGRMICEF; this is encoded by the coding sequence ATGACCGCACTATTATCTGGCAAACACCTGGCCTTCCACTATGGCCAACAGCCAGACTTGTTCACTGATTTAAATCTCGAACTGGCCCGTGGTCAAGTCTTGACGTTACTCGGGCCTAACGGTATCGGCAAATCAACACTTTTGAAATGTCTGTTGGGCCTGTTGACACCGACAGCCGGCCAACTTGAACTCGATGGCCAACCATTAGCAGCACTGACGCCCAAACAACGCGCGCAAATCATTGCGTACGTGCCGCAGACCATCCCGGTGACGACTAGCCTGAGTGTACGCGATTATTTACTAACGGGTCGGACACCATACCTAAATTTCGCGCAATCTCCGGGCGCCGCTGATGAAGAATTAGCGAACGACGTCTTGGACCAACTTCACTTGACTGCCTTAACGGACCGCGCCATCAATACCTTGAGTGGTGGGCAAGCTCAGCTGGTCACGATTGCCCGCGCGTTAGTCCAACAACCACAACTGATCATTTTGGACGAACCGACCGCCGCCTTGGATTTTGGACGTCAGCAACAGATCTTACAACTGGTACAACAGCTTGCTGCATCTGGCATTGCGGTGATTTTAACGACCCACAATCCCAACCATGCTCTGATTTTGAAACAGCACGTCGGCTTGTTTGGCGCACACGGCGACTTTCGGACGGGTGGCGTTGAACTATTGACCGAAGAACGGCTGCAAGCCACCTACCAGACCAAACTACACCTGTTGTACGTCCCTGAGCTTGGGCGGATGATTTGTGAATTTTAA
- a CDS encoding FecCD family ABC transporter permease: MVKTRTRGYGILTLALVTLLVLMFVALCLGRYQLSLQELTATLTGQATVSPVIHNIVFSLRLPRILAAVAIGAALAISGTAYQSIFQNPLVSPDLLGVSNGAAVGAALAILLGWHTVGTQLLAFVLGLVAVLLSVGIPRLIHQSSTLALVLAGIVISGLMQAILGLLKYLADPDSQLQDIVYWQLGSLAKVNLGSLGAVLPLFIIGMLILLIMRWRLTVLALGNQVALAQGINVRLERGLVILSATMLTASAVCLSGTIGWIGLIVPHMARIVIGENTKWSLPLAGLIGAIFLLVVDTLARTLSAGEIPLSILTGFIGTPIFIAILLSKKVAL; the protein is encoded by the coding sequence ATGGTTAAAACTCGTACACGTGGTTATGGTATTTTGACGCTCGCACTGGTGACGTTACTCGTCCTGATGTTCGTTGCACTCTGCCTGGGACGCTATCAATTAAGTCTGCAGGAGCTTACCGCCACTTTGACGGGGCAAGCTACGGTTAGTCCAGTTATTCACAATATTGTATTCAGTCTCCGTTTGCCCCGGATTTTAGCGGCAGTCGCAATTGGCGCCGCCTTGGCCATCTCTGGGACGGCCTACCAAAGTATCTTTCAAAATCCACTGGTCTCGCCCGACCTGCTCGGTGTCTCAAATGGGGCCGCAGTGGGTGCCGCCCTCGCAATTTTACTGGGTTGGCACACGGTCGGGACACAACTATTGGCGTTCGTCCTCGGACTCGTGGCCGTATTACTCAGTGTCGGCATTCCACGGCTGATTCATCAGTCGAGCACTTTGGCATTGGTCTTAGCCGGCATCGTGATCAGCGGACTGATGCAAGCAATTTTAGGCTTGCTCAAATATCTGGCTGACCCTGATTCGCAGTTACAAGACATCGTCTACTGGCAACTTGGAAGTCTAGCAAAAGTCAATCTTGGCAGTCTTGGTGCCGTTCTACCGCTATTTATTATCGGCATGCTCATTTTACTGATCATGCGCTGGCGACTGACGGTATTGGCGTTGGGCAATCAAGTCGCACTGGCCCAAGGAATCAACGTTCGCTTGGAACGTGGCCTAGTCATACTGAGCGCAACGATGCTGACAGCCAGCGCAGTTTGTTTGAGCGGAACGATTGGCTGGATTGGCCTGATTGTCCCGCACATGGCACGCATCGTGATTGGTGAAAACACCAAATGGTCCCTACCACTGGCTGGATTGATTGGCGCCATCTTTTTGTTAGTCGTCGACACGCTCGCCCGGACGCTGTCTGCTGGCGAGATTCCGCTCAGCATTTTGACTGGCTTTATCGGCACCCCGATTTTTATTGCAATCTTACTTTCAAAGAAGGTGGCCCTATGA
- a CDS encoding flavodoxin, protein MNATIIYASLTGNNEEVAEIIQKQLQEQGVQTQLIEISQADAFELSSADLAIVVPYTYGEGDLPEEGLDFYEDLLDADLAGVVFGVAGSGDEWYADEYCKAVTEFDQQLAGTKATRGAQPVFIDLHPEAEDEQRLAAFTTSLIQTATQLEV, encoded by the coding sequence ATGAACGCAACGATTATCTACGCTTCATTAACTGGCAACAATGAAGAAGTTGCTGAAATTATTCAAAAACAACTACAGGAACAGGGGGTTCAGACTCAGCTAATTGAAATCAGTCAAGCGGACGCCTTTGAACTCTCATCCGCAGATTTGGCGATTGTCGTCCCCTACACGTATGGTGAGGGCGATTTGCCCGAAGAAGGTCTCGATTTTTATGAAGACTTACTAGATGCGGATTTGGCCGGTGTCGTCTTTGGCGTCGCTGGGTCCGGTGATGAGTGGTATGCGGATGAATACTGCAAAGCCGTCACGGAATTTGATCAACAACTTGCGGGTACGAAGGCAACCCGTGGGGCGCAACCAGTCTTCATCGATTTACATCCGGAAGCTGAAGACGAACAACGACTGGCGGCGTTTACCACTAGTTTGATTCAAACCGCCACGCAACTGGAGGTTTAG
- a CDS encoding molybdenum cofactor biosynthesis protein MoaE, whose protein sequence is MAKIKLSATPLDVNALYQALKAPENGGIVTFVGTVRQWTGDIETQSIEYSAYSEMAISQLEKLAAPIEAQGARVVIAHRVGHLELMDEAVFIGVAAAHRAEAFEWCQYLIDTLKQEVPIWKKEFDTDKVRWGD, encoded by the coding sequence ATGGCGAAAATCAAATTATCTGCGACGCCGTTGGATGTCAACGCGCTGTATCAGGCGTTGAAGGCACCGGAAAATGGGGGAATCGTGACGTTCGTGGGGACGGTTCGCCAGTGGACGGGGGATATTGAGACTCAGTCAATTGAATACTCAGCCTATTCAGAAATGGCAATCAGTCAATTAGAGAAATTGGCCGCACCGATTGAAGCTCAGGGTGCCCGGGTGGTCATTGCACATCGCGTTGGTCATTTGGAATTAATGGACGAGGCGGTATTTATTGGTGTCGCTGCGGCGCATCGTGCGGAAGCTTTTGAGTGGTGTCAGTATTTGATTGATACGTTAAAGCAAGAAGTCCCAATCTGGAAGAAAGAATTTGATACCGATAAGGTTCGTTGGGGGGATTGA
- a CDS encoding MoaD/ThiS family protein: MKLTVKLFAMLGEQLGPTVTIDVAQPNTAAMVKPALCQQAPALKTLINNARIAVNQEFIVDGQQVLQSTDEVALIPPVSGG; encoded by the coding sequence ATGAAACTGACAGTTAAGCTCTTTGCCATGCTCGGCGAACAGCTGGGGCCGACCGTGACGATTGACGTCGCGCAGCCCAATACCGCAGCAATGGTCAAACCGGCATTGTGCCAGCAAGCACCAGCATTGAAAACGCTGATTAATAATGCGCGCATTGCCGTCAATCAAGAATTTATCGTGGACGGGCAACAAGTCCTACAGTCCACCGACGAGGTTGCACTGATTCCGCCAGTAAGCGGGGGCTAG
- the moaA gene encoding GTP 3',8-cyclase MoaA yields MEKLYDSFDRLHDYVRLSITDRCNLRCVYCMPKEGLPFFLTDRVLSQDEIVQMIENFAAMGVSKVRITGGEPLLRTDVVEIVRRIKAVDGINDVSITTNGLFLAKLAKPLKEAGLDRLNISLDTFKPDRYRKITRGGNIQQVLDGIATASKLHFKKIKLNIVLIKGQNDDEVLDFLQYTKDHDVNARFIEFMPIGNSLKTWQKEYVGLKSVFDTCDENGLTYHPIELRGNGPSDNYQIDGYEGSFGLIHPISSKFCENCNRLRITADGYVKACLYWNEEIDIRAAIGDPAAFRQLIQKALDNKPLNHEMAMKETDRIIDKAPTWRHMSQIGG; encoded by the coding sequence ATGGAGAAATTATATGATAGTTTTGACCGGCTCCATGATTATGTCCGGTTATCGATTACTGATCGGTGCAATTTGCGGTGTGTTTACTGTATGCCCAAGGAAGGTTTGCCATTCTTCCTAACTGACCGGGTGTTATCGCAGGATGAAATCGTCCAGATGATTGAGAACTTTGCCGCAATGGGTGTTTCAAAAGTGCGCATCACCGGGGGTGAACCATTATTGCGGACTGACGTGGTCGAAATCGTGCGGCGCATCAAGGCCGTTGACGGGATTAACGACGTCTCGATTACGACGAATGGCCTGTTTTTGGCGAAATTAGCGAAGCCACTCAAAGAAGCTGGTTTAGACCGACTCAACATTAGTTTGGATACGTTCAAACCAGACCGGTACCGCAAGATTACGCGTGGTGGGAATATTCAGCAGGTCTTAGACGGAATCGCAACGGCCAGCAAGTTACATTTTAAGAAAATCAAATTAAACATTGTGTTGATTAAAGGTCAAAATGACGATGAAGTGCTAGATTTTCTGCAGTATACCAAGGATCACGACGTCAATGCTCGGTTTATCGAATTTATGCCGATTGGTAATTCCCTCAAGACATGGCAAAAGGAGTACGTCGGCTTGAAGAGTGTCTTTGATACTTGCGATGAAAACGGCCTGACCTACCATCCAATTGAACTTCGAGGTAACGGTCCATCGGATAATTATCAGATCGACGGTTACGAGGGGAGCTTTGGTTTGATTCATCCAATCAGTTCGAAGTTCTGTGAAAACTGTAATCGGTTACGGATCACAGCGGACGGCTACGTGAAGGCGTGCCTCTACTGGAACGAAGAAATCGACATTCGTGCGGCCATCGGTGACCCAGCGGCATTTCGTCAATTGATTCAAAAAGCCTTAGATAACAAGCCACTCAACCATGAAATGGCCATGAAGGAGACGGACCGGATTATCGACAAAGCCCCAACATGGCGTCATATGAGTCAGATTGGAGGATAA
- a CDS encoding nitrate/nitrite transporter: protein MTVEEAQTSNRGRAYLALGLATVAMIVCFMSWSNFAPLAGELATKFHLSVSQRTLLLATPVLLGSIMRIPVGILSDRYGGKKVYLILMAFILIPLIMITKVHTYGMLLVAALLVGMAGTSFAVGVSYASVWFPPEKQGLALGIVSMGNMGNAVAALTLPSISTSYGFNVVYYFLMIFTVILAVLFAIFCREMPVDKTKTVTGALAVAKESSTWYLSLFYFLTFGLFVSFTNLTPLFLEDIFKVPQVTAGLYAALFAGLCTIVRPIGGAAADKWRPMQMLQWIFIGITVFAIIITLTFSNQSLFIFGIVGAGLIAGFGNGVIFKMVPYVSKGNTGAVTGFVGALGGLGGFFPPLLVGWIHTWTGSYRLGIVLLALTGLVCWYALWRRFIHGDVHIVK, encoded by the coding sequence ATGACTGTTGAAGAAGCACAAACCAGTAATCGGGGGCGCGCGTATTTGGCGCTGGGACTGGCAACTGTTGCAATGATCGTTTGTTTTATGTCGTGGTCGAACTTTGCACCGCTCGCGGGGGAGTTGGCGACGAAGTTTCACCTTAGTGTCTCACAACGGACGCTACTGTTAGCGACACCAGTTCTGCTCGGCTCCATCATGCGGATTCCAGTGGGGATTTTGAGTGATCGGTATGGGGGTAAGAAAGTCTACTTAATTTTGATGGCTTTTATTCTCATTCCACTGATTATGATTACGAAAGTTCACACGTACGGCATGTTACTCGTGGCAGCGCTGCTCGTTGGGATGGCCGGCACATCGTTTGCCGTGGGAGTCTCCTATGCGTCGGTCTGGTTTCCACCAGAAAAACAAGGACTTGCGCTCGGCATCGTCAGTATGGGGAACATGGGTAACGCCGTCGCAGCGTTGACGCTACCTTCGATTTCAACGTCCTATGGCTTTAACGTGGTCTACTATTTCTTAATGATTTTTACGGTGATCTTAGCCGTGTTATTTGCGATTTTCTGTCGTGAAATGCCGGTCGATAAGACCAAGACGGTCACAGGTGCGTTAGCGGTCGCCAAAGAAAGCAGTACTTGGTATCTGTCATTATTCTATTTCTTGACTTTCGGGTTGTTCGTTTCATTTACGAATTTAACGCCGCTCTTCCTAGAAGATATTTTCAAAGTCCCACAAGTTACAGCTGGATTATACGCTGCTTTGTTTGCTGGCCTATGTACGATCGTCCGGCCTATCGGGGGTGCGGCAGCTGATAAGTGGCGGCCAATGCAGATGCTCCAGTGGATTTTTATCGGCATCACGGTCTTTGCCATCATCATTACCTTGACGTTCAGTAATCAGTCACTGTTCATCTTTGGTATCGTGGGTGCCGGATTGATCGCTGGTTTCGGTAACGGGGTCATTTTCAAGATGGTGCCGTACGTTTCAAAGGGAAATACTGGGGCGGTGACCGGCTTTGTTGGTGCGCTTGGTGGCCTCGGTGGGTTCTTCCCACCATTGCTCGTCGGTTGGATTCATACCTGGACTGGGAGTTACCGGTTAGGCATCGTGCTACTGGCCTTGACTGGGTTGGTCTGCTGGTACGCATTGTGGCGTCGATTCATTCACGGGGACGTGCATATCGTGAAGTAA
- a CDS encoding metal-sulfur cluster assembly factor gives MADGIGEGEEFSPIEDAVMKSLEDVIDPELGIDMVNLGLIYDIHVDDGGNCVVTMTLTTMGCPLGNLLADQINRAVTSVDGVTGCEIDLVWEPAWDMSKMSRFAKVALGIHG, from the coding sequence ATGGCAGATGGCATTGGTGAAGGCGAAGAATTCTCGCCGATTGAAGACGCGGTGATGAAATCACTTGAGGATGTAATCGATCCAGAATTAGGTATCGATATGGTCAATTTAGGCCTGATATACGATATTCACGTTGATGATGGCGGTAATTGTGTGGTTACCATGACGTTAACGACCATGGGCTGCCCACTTGGGAACTTATTAGCCGACCAAATCAACCGCGCGGTGACTAGCGTTGACGGTGTGACGGGCTGTGAAATTGATCTAGTCTGGGAACCAGCTTGGGATATGAGCAAAATGAGCCGGTTTGCGAAGGTCGCGTTGGGTATCCACGGTTAA
- a CDS encoding helix-turn-helix domain-containing protein → MDIQKFVARRKALKISQVKLSTGICTQATLSKFERRGRVPSLAILEQLCGRLGLTVDDLNESRDHSVTQVRAQLDEIERQLMMENYQPVLQALKQVQVAQIEAVPLKMQFYYLSGLLKSLINGAASDVCFDFDQILDDLDQSHETVFTPLAYVGLGVMYSRLAELEKAQFYFEKVHQAIEQLMAAVADQDYLRLLTMIFYTAEYYSMRADFATSNQLIDDGVNLCSSQHVTYYLPRLKYLAAANAIERQRPAAEIQQLLSETVAFARINHNQVVEVKTAALRSRYLRASKRA, encoded by the coding sequence ATGGACATTCAAAAATTTGTGGCCCGTCGTAAGGCCCTGAAAATTTCACAAGTGAAGCTATCGACTGGCATTTGCACGCAAGCGACCCTCAGCAAGTTTGAGCGACGTGGGCGGGTGCCATCACTAGCGATTTTGGAACAACTGTGCGGCCGACTCGGGCTGACGGTCGATGATTTAAACGAAAGTCGCGACCACTCGGTGACTCAAGTTCGTGCCCAACTAGATGAGATTGAACGGCAGTTAATGATGGAAAACTACCAACCTGTTTTACAGGCGTTAAAACAAGTACAGGTCGCGCAAATCGAGGCGGTCCCACTAAAAATGCAATTCTACTATCTCAGTGGGCTACTTAAATCATTGATCAATGGTGCCGCCAGTGATGTCTGTTTTGATTTCGATCAAATCCTAGACGACCTGGACCAGTCCCACGAGACCGTCTTCACCCCGTTAGCCTATGTTGGGCTAGGTGTGATGTACAGTCGGCTGGCCGAATTGGAAAAGGCGCAGTTTTATTTTGAAAAGGTTCATCAGGCAATCGAACAGTTAATGGCGGCAGTTGCTGACCAAGACTACTTGCGACTACTGACGATGATTTTCTATACGGCTGAGTATTACAGCATGCGTGCCGACTTTGCGACGAGCAACCAGTTGATCGACGATGGCGTTAACCTGTGTTCCAGTCAACACGTGACGTATTATTTGCCACGGCTCAAATATTTGGCGGCGGCAAATGCTATCGAACGTCAGCGCCCAGCTGCTGAAATTCAGCAGCTACTGAGCGAGACGGTTGCGTTTGCCCGCATCAACCATAACCAAGTCGTGGAAGTCAAAACGGCCGCGTTACGAAGTCGGTATTTACGTGCAAGTAAACGGGCTTAA
- a CDS encoding response regulator: protein MYHVLIADDHAVVRSGLAYLINQQPNFEVIDEAADGTSTYLRVEQGDVDILVMDLSMPPGESGLITTQRIHEHFPDVRILILSMHEEQEYINKALHNGAMSYIMKSSSDDELLKALKTVASGEEYVDANIVMTKSDVQQINSDGVDTNLTGYNGLSKREREVFPLVALGYSNKEIAAKLFISTKTVEAHKANIMHKLALNNRADLIRYAIHHHLIDF, encoded by the coding sequence ATGTATCACGTCTTAATCGCGGATGACCATGCCGTCGTCCGTTCAGGGTTAGCCTACTTAATTAACCAACAACCTAATTTTGAAGTTATCGATGAAGCCGCGGATGGCACTTCGACCTACCTACGCGTTGAACAAGGTGACGTGGATATCCTCGTCATGGATTTAAGCATGCCCCCTGGTGAAAGTGGCCTCATCACGACCCAACGCATTCACGAACATTTTCCGGATGTCCGGATCTTAATTTTGTCGATGCACGAAGAACAGGAGTACATCAATAAAGCGCTACATAATGGTGCCATGTCCTATATCATGAAGAGTTCTTCTGACGATGAATTACTGAAAGCCTTGAAAACGGTTGCGAGCGGTGAGGAATATGTCGATGCCAATATCGTCATGACCAAATCCGACGTTCAGCAAATCAATTCAGACGGTGTCGACACGAATCTGACCGGCTACAATGGTCTGTCCAAACGTGAACGCGAAGTCTTTCCACTGGTTGCGTTAGGCTACTCCAATAAGGAAATTGCTGCCAAACTGTTTATTTCAACTAAAACGGTCGAAGCGCATAAAGCCAATATTATGCATAAACTAGCACTCAACAACCGCGCAGATTTGATTCGCTACGCTATTCACCATCATTTGATTGACTTCTAA